The following are from one region of the Streptomyces fradiae genome:
- the nuoK gene encoding NADH-quinone oxidoreductase subunit NuoK: MHLAYPAVLAALLFSVGLYGVLARRNAILVLMSVELMLNAVNLNLVAFDVWLRDTLHAGQALTLFVIAIAAAEIGIGLAIVLMVYRNRGTSDVDRLRDAKEQPEPADKPSADEKAEATA, encoded by the coding sequence ATGCACCTCGCCTACCCGGCCGTCCTCGCCGCGCTCCTCTTCTCCGTCGGCCTGTACGGCGTCCTCGCCCGCCGCAACGCGATCCTGGTCCTGATGTCCGTCGAGCTCATGCTCAACGCCGTCAACCTCAACCTGGTCGCGTTCGACGTCTGGCTCCGCGACACCCTGCACGCCGGCCAGGCGCTCACCCTCTTCGTCATCGCCATCGCCGCCGCCGAGATCGGCATCGGTCTCGCGATCGTCCTGATGGTCTACCGCAACCGCGGCACCTCGGACGTCGACCGTCTCCGCGACGCGAAGGAACAACCGGAACCCGCCGACAAGCCGTCCGCCGACGAGAAGGCCGAGGCCACCGCGTGA
- a CDS encoding NADH-quinone oxidoreductase subunit I, with protein MAPIPGSGLAKGLAVTLRTMTRRSVTAQYPDAQPELPPRTRGVIGLFEENCTVCMLCARECPDWCIYIDSHKETVPAAAPGGRERSRNVLDRFAIDFSLCMYCGICIEVCPFDALFWSPEFEYAETDIHELTHERDKLREWMWTVPEPPALDPRAEEPKEIAAARKAAEKAAAQAQQQEGPQ; from the coding sequence ATGGCTCCGATTCCCGGTTCCGGCCTTGCCAAGGGCCTCGCCGTCACCCTCCGCACGATGACCCGCAGGTCGGTCACCGCGCAGTACCCGGACGCGCAGCCCGAGCTGCCGCCCCGTACCCGCGGGGTCATCGGGCTGTTCGAGGAGAACTGCACGGTGTGCATGCTGTGCGCCCGTGAGTGCCCCGACTGGTGCATCTACATCGACTCCCACAAGGAGACGGTGCCGGCCGCCGCCCCCGGCGGCCGCGAGCGCAGCCGCAACGTCCTCGACCGTTTCGCCATCGACTTCTCGCTCTGCATGTACTGCGGGATCTGCATCGAGGTGTGCCCCTTCGACGCGCTGTTCTGGTCGCCCGAGTTCGAGTACGCGGAGACCGACATCCACGAGCTGACGCACGAGCGCGACAAGCTCCGCGAGTGGATGTGGACGGTGCCGGAGCCGCCCGCGCTCGACCCGCGCGCGGAGGAGCCGAAGGAGATCGCCGCGGCACGCAAGGCAGCGGAAAAGGCCGCCGCCCAGGCCCAGCAGCAGGAGGGCCCGCAGTGA
- a CDS encoding NADH-quinone oxidoreductase subunit C, translated as MSENFADSYAALPDSVAEVFGEEATAERAYDLLTVDVPVGSWIAALEIARDKLGLTYFDWLSAVDEPGVGFRVCAHVASVGPGSVRRLLVRTTVPHAAASLPSAIAVYAGAAWHERETHEMFGITFTDHPHLVHLLLPDTFEGHPLRKDFVLAARVAKAWPGAKEPGESHDPHAPKRRQMLPPGVPDPNDWGPLKGQLPPAPSRPARGAAAAGGDRPVRRTRTAGEGSASQPPTADRPVRRARTAGEGSASQQTEATPAAPEAPAAAGTQPSPAVPETPSAPAAGPRRNRSASAGSASQRAGATAEPGSAAPAEDRDASAPAAPAAGGGEPTAAPAAPAGPRRSRTASGGSASQRAEGPDAAAPDTAGNPAAPAAPAGPSQDAAVSGGDAPSERPAAPPRTRSSDAPWHHARPAFDEEPQAPAPEPEAPAQGEPAPPAEGEAAPPAQGEPTTNPTDPAGGDPA; from the coding sequence ATGAGCGAGAACTTCGCGGACAGCTACGCGGCGCTGCCGGACTCGGTCGCCGAGGTCTTCGGCGAGGAGGCGACGGCGGAGCGGGCGTACGACCTGCTGACGGTCGATGTGCCCGTCGGCTCGTGGATCGCGGCGCTGGAGATCGCCCGGGACAAGCTGGGCCTCACGTACTTCGACTGGCTGAGCGCGGTGGACGAGCCGGGCGTCGGCTTCCGGGTGTGCGCGCACGTGGCGTCGGTGGGCCCGGGTTCCGTGCGCCGCCTCCTCGTCCGTACGACGGTTCCGCACGCGGCCGCGTCCCTGCCGTCCGCCATCGCGGTCTACGCGGGCGCGGCCTGGCACGAGCGCGAGACCCACGAGATGTTCGGCATCACCTTCACCGACCACCCCCACCTGGTCCACCTCCTCCTCCCCGACACCTTCGAGGGCCACCCCCTCCGCAAGGACTTCGTCCTCGCCGCCCGCGTCGCCAAGGCCTGGCCCGGCGCCAAGGAACCCGGCGAGTCCCACGACCCCCACGCCCCCAAGCGCCGCCAAATGCTCCCCCCGGGCGTCCCCGACCCCAACGACTGGGGCCCCCTCAAGGGCCAACTCCCCCCGGCCCCCTCCCGCCCCGCCCGCGGCGCAGCCGCGGCCGGCGGCGACCGCCCGGTGCGCCGTACCCGTACGGCGGGCGAGGGCTCGGCGAGCCAGCCCCCGACGGCCGACCGCCCGGTCCGCCGCGCACGCACAGCGGGCGAGGGCTCCGCAAGCCAGCAGACCGAGGCCACCCCGGCGGCACCGGAGGCGCCTGCCGCCGCCGGTACCCAGCCCTCTCCGGCCGTGCCGGAAACCCCGTCCGCCCCCGCGGCCGGCCCGCGCCGAAACCGCAGCGCGAGTGCGGGCTCCGCGAGCCAGCGAGCTGGGGCAACGGCTGAGCCCGGCTCGGCAGCGCCGGCCGAAGACCGAGACGCTTCCGCGCCGGCGGCGCCCGCCGCAGGCGGCGGTGAGCCGACAGCGGCCCCAGCAGCTCCTGCGGGCCCGCGCCGTAGCCGTACGGCGAGCGGCGGCTCCGCCAGCCAGCGGGCCGAAGGCCCGGACGCTGCCGCGCCCGACACGGCGGGAAACCCGGCTGCGCCGGCGGCTCCCGCCGGTCCGAGCCAGGACGCTGCCGTGTCCGGCGGCGACGCGCCGTCGGAGCGGCCCGCGGCCCCGCCGCGTACCCGCAGCTCGGACGCCCCGTGGCACCACGCCCGCCCGGCGTTCGACGAGGAGCCGCAGGCTCCGGCTCCGGAGCCCGAAGCGCCCGCGCAGGGCGAGCCCGCCCCGCCCGCCGAAGGCGAAGCCGCCCCGCCCGCGCAGGGCGAGCCCACCACCAACCCCACCGACCCCGCCGGAGGCGACCCCGCGTGA
- the mscL gene encoding large conductance mechanosensitive channel protein MscL has protein sequence MLNGFKDFILRGNVVSMAIGLAVGSAFTAVVTGFSKAFITPLIGLATGSVGDFSEASFKIQGTVFPYGLAIAAVIAFVITAAVLYFLIVVPMTKIQEKFAKEEAKDPKAEKRDCPRCFTEIPAIATRCGHCTSEVEPLDDALAKAGLTKTPVPAQR, from the coding sequence GTGCTGAACGGCTTCAAGGACTTCATACTTCGCGGGAACGTCGTCTCGATGGCCATCGGTCTGGCCGTCGGCTCGGCGTTCACGGCCGTCGTGACCGGCTTCAGCAAGGCGTTCATCACCCCCCTCATCGGTCTGGCGACAGGCTCGGTCGGCGACTTCAGCGAGGCCAGCTTCAAGATCCAGGGCACGGTCTTCCCCTACGGCCTGGCCATCGCCGCCGTCATCGCCTTCGTCATCACGGCCGCCGTCCTCTACTTCCTCATCGTCGTCCCCATGACGAAGATCCAGGAGAAGTTCGCCAAGGAGGAGGCGAAGGACCCCAAGGCCGAGAAGCGCGACTGCCCCCGCTGCTTCACCGAGATCCCGGCCATCGCCACCCGCTGCGGCCACTGCACCAGCGAGGTCGAGCCGCTCGACGACGCCCTCGCCAAGGCCGGCCTGACGAAGACCCCGGTGCCCGCCCAGCGCTAG
- a CDS encoding NADH-quinone oxidoreductase subunit L → MTTTTLAVLVPLLPFLGSAAGLLLGRTAPGFARPLAVLPTLAAAVLAVVVAARHGGGKAIDAATQLTPTGSVPIDLALHIDGFAALVAVLVGVVATCVQIYSTGYLRHDPRYSSYAALVSLFTSAMLLVVYSGDLMVLLVGWEIMGICSYFLVGHYWETPEARSASLKAFLVTKLGDVPFLIGLFALAADAGTFRITGVLGAVATGGLDHPTLIALLLLAGVAGKSAQFPLHTWLPDAMAGPTPVSALIHAATMVAAGIYFVARLLPVFAASAAALTVLAVMAAVTMVGSALAALAQDDIKRVLAYSTIGQLGYMAGALAVADRGAAVFHLLAHGAFKALLFLAAGAVIHAAGTNSLTAMSRMSGLTKRIPDAYWTMTVGLLALAAIPPFAGFFSKEAVLVAAEHTATGDRTVAPAGAGWIVLVAGLLTALLTAAYAMRLWLLAFRGRGAEAPDHGRQPVAMTTVLWVLAIPSFGFGLTAGYLDDWFDGHPLTPTLVTAVLGTGLAVVGAALTYAIRRTLVARTAPPPAAVQGVPVGAAPAPAAGALAAPTVAHPDAEAGQVEAEALDLPHPATDPADPGRALLGPLHPHAADGFHLDAVYQTLFVRPVLAGASLVRFLDREVVDTYVNGAGSTAKGLGWLVRRAQTGNVQTYLSALLAGSVVLAIVAVVLANVAAGA, encoded by the coding sequence GTGACCACCACGACCCTCGCCGTCCTCGTCCCCCTCCTCCCCTTCCTCGGCTCCGCCGCCGGTCTCCTGCTCGGCCGCACCGCCCCCGGCTTCGCCCGTCCCCTCGCCGTCCTGCCCACGCTCGCCGCCGCCGTCCTGGCGGTCGTCGTCGCGGCCCGGCACGGCGGCGGGAAGGCGATCGACGCCGCCACCCAGCTCACCCCGACCGGCTCCGTACCGATCGACCTGGCCCTGCACATCGACGGCTTCGCCGCCCTCGTCGCGGTCCTCGTCGGCGTGGTCGCCACCTGTGTGCAGATCTACTCGACCGGCTATCTGCGCCACGACCCGCGCTACTCCTCGTACGCCGCGCTCGTCTCCCTCTTCACCTCCGCGATGCTGCTCGTCGTCTACTCCGGCGACCTGATGGTGCTCCTGGTCGGCTGGGAGATCATGGGCATCTGCTCGTACTTCCTCGTCGGGCACTACTGGGAGACCCCCGAGGCCCGCTCGGCCTCCCTCAAGGCCTTCCTCGTCACCAAGCTCGGCGACGTGCCCTTCCTCATCGGCCTGTTCGCCCTGGCCGCCGACGCGGGCACCTTCCGGATCACCGGCGTGCTCGGCGCGGTCGCCACCGGCGGCCTCGACCACCCCACCCTGATCGCACTGCTGCTGCTCGCCGGCGTCGCCGGCAAGTCCGCGCAGTTCCCGCTGCACACCTGGCTGCCCGACGCGATGGCCGGCCCCACCCCCGTCTCCGCGCTCATCCACGCGGCGACCATGGTCGCCGCCGGCATCTACTTCGTCGCCCGGCTCCTCCCCGTCTTCGCCGCCTCCGCCGCCGCGCTGACCGTGCTCGCCGTCATGGCCGCGGTCACCATGGTCGGCTCGGCGCTCGCCGCGCTCGCCCAGGACGACATCAAGCGGGTCCTCGCCTACTCGACGATCGGCCAGCTCGGCTACATGGCCGGCGCGCTCGCCGTCGCCGACCGCGGCGCCGCCGTCTTCCACCTCCTCGCGCACGGCGCCTTCAAGGCGCTCCTCTTCCTCGCCGCCGGCGCGGTCATCCACGCCGCCGGCACCAACTCGCTCACCGCCATGTCCCGGATGAGCGGACTGACCAAGCGCATCCCGGACGCCTACTGGACGATGACCGTCGGCCTCCTCGCGCTCGCCGCGATCCCGCCCTTCGCCGGCTTCTTCTCCAAGGAAGCCGTCCTCGTCGCCGCCGAGCACACCGCCACCGGCGACCGCACCGTCGCCCCCGCCGGCGCCGGCTGGATCGTGCTCGTCGCCGGACTCCTCACCGCGCTGCTCACCGCCGCGTACGCGATGCGGCTCTGGCTGCTCGCCTTCCGCGGCCGGGGCGCCGAGGCCCCCGACCACGGCCGGCAGCCGGTCGCCATGACCACCGTCCTGTGGGTGCTCGCCATCCCCTCCTTCGGCTTCGGACTGACCGCCGGCTACCTCGACGACTGGTTCGACGGACACCCGCTGACCCCGACCCTGGTGACGGCCGTGCTCGGCACCGGCCTCGCCGTCGTCGGCGCCGCGCTCACCTACGCGATCCGGCGCACCCTCGTCGCCCGCACCGCGCCGCCCCCGGCCGCCGTCCAGGGCGTCCCGGTCGGCGCCGCGCCCGCGCCGGCCGCCGGGGCGCTCGCCGCACCGACCGTCGCCCACCCCGACGCCGAGGCCGGCCAGGTCGAGGCGGAGGCCCTGGACCTGCCGCACCCGGCGACCGACCCCGCCGACCCCGGCCGCGCCCTGCTCGGCCCGCTGCACCCGCACGCCGCCGACGGCTTCCACCTGGACGCCGTCTACCAGACCCTGTTCGTCCGCCCCGTGCTCGCCGGCGCCTCCCTGGTGCGCTTCCTCGACCGCGAGGTCGTCGACACGTACGTGAACGGCGCGGGCAGCACCGCCAAGGGTCTCGGCTGGCTCGTCCGCCGCGCCCAGACCGGCAACGTGCAGACCTACCTCAGCGCGCTGCTCGCCGGCTCCGTCGTCCTGGCGATCGTCGCCGTCGTCCTCGCCAACGTCGCCGCCGGAGCGTGA
- a CDS encoding NADH-quinone oxidoreductase subunit N, which produces MKPVLQLAQGADLVQSVDWLAIAPPTLTALVALVVLVADLFVPEARKRLLGWTAIAGLAAALALLAPLRAADRSTFCLTAATELRACSYTADTFTLVIQFLVLAGALVTALLSLDDTDGARRKLPAGEYWFLLLSSAAGAALLPASRDLATLVVALEVASLPAFALVGLRRGDRLSGEAALKFFLSSVTATAVTLLGASFVYAATGTLHLTEIAQRLGDVPGQLQTLAQAGVVLTLVGFAFKTAAVPFHFWVPDTYVGAPLPVAAYLSVVGKVVGFTGIILVTVVAFPSYADVWGPALAALAALTMTIGNVAALRQVATRAWSAVRLLAWSSVAQAGYLLVPIAAAAYSGDDQIGSTVAYALMYAAVNLGAFAVVALVARTRPEARISDHRGLYAASPAAALVMAFFLLNLAGLPPGIIGLFAKVTVFSAAVDAGLGWLAVLMGLNVVIGLAYYLRWTALLFRGPEGVTEGVAVVRMRATVPVTLAVALTAAAGVVLSGWPQFALRYASNSLF; this is translated from the coding sequence GTGAAGCCAGTGCTGCAGCTCGCCCAGGGCGCCGATCTCGTCCAGTCCGTCGACTGGCTCGCCATCGCGCCACCCACCCTCACCGCGCTGGTCGCGCTGGTCGTCCTCGTCGCCGACCTGTTCGTCCCCGAGGCGCGCAAGCGGCTCCTCGGCTGGACCGCGATCGCCGGCCTCGCCGCCGCGCTCGCACTGCTCGCCCCGCTGCGCGCGGCCGACCGCTCCACCTTCTGCCTCACCGCCGCCACCGAGCTGCGCGCGTGCAGCTACACCGCCGACACCTTCACCCTGGTCATCCAGTTCCTGGTGCTCGCGGGCGCGCTCGTCACCGCCCTGCTCTCGCTCGACGACACCGACGGCGCCCGCCGGAAGCTGCCCGCCGGCGAGTACTGGTTCCTGCTGCTCTCCTCCGCCGCCGGCGCCGCTCTGCTGCCCGCCTCCCGCGACCTCGCCACCCTCGTCGTCGCCCTCGAAGTGGCCTCGCTGCCCGCGTTCGCGCTGGTCGGCCTCCGGCGCGGCGACCGGCTGTCCGGCGAGGCGGCGCTCAAGTTCTTCCTGTCGTCCGTCACCGCCACCGCCGTGACCCTGCTCGGTGCCAGCTTCGTCTACGCGGCCACCGGCACCCTCCACCTCACCGAGATCGCCCAGCGCCTCGGCGACGTCCCCGGCCAGCTGCAGACCCTCGCCCAGGCGGGCGTGGTCCTCACCCTCGTCGGCTTCGCCTTCAAGACGGCCGCCGTCCCCTTCCACTTCTGGGTGCCCGACACCTATGTCGGCGCCCCGCTGCCCGTGGCCGCGTACCTCTCCGTGGTCGGCAAGGTCGTCGGCTTCACCGGGATCATCCTGGTGACCGTCGTCGCCTTCCCCTCCTACGCGGACGTGTGGGGCCCGGCGCTCGCCGCCCTCGCCGCGCTCACCATGACCATCGGCAACGTCGCTGCCCTGCGCCAGGTCGCCACGCGCGCGTGGAGCGCGGTCCGCCTCCTCGCCTGGTCGTCCGTCGCCCAGGCCGGCTACCTCCTGGTGCCGATCGCCGCCGCCGCGTACTCCGGCGACGACCAGATCGGCTCGACCGTCGCGTACGCCCTGATGTACGCGGCGGTGAACCTCGGCGCCTTCGCGGTGGTCGCCCTGGTCGCCCGTACGCGCCCCGAGGCCCGGATCTCCGACCACCGAGGCCTGTACGCGGCGAGCCCCGCCGCCGCCCTCGTGATGGCCTTCTTCCTGCTGAACCTGGCCGGACTGCCCCCGGGTATCATCGGCCTCTTCGCCAAGGTGACCGTCTTCTCGGCGGCCGTCGACGCCGGCCTCGGCTGGCTCGCGGTGCTCATGGGCCTCAACGTCGTGATCGGCCTCGCCTACTACCTGCGCTGGACGGCCCTGCTGTTCCGCGGGCCGGAGGGCGTGACCGAGGGCGTGGCGGTCGTACGGATGAGGGCGACGGTCCCGGTCACCCTGGCGGTCGCGCTGACGGCGGCCGCGGGCGTGGTGCTGTCGGGCTGGCCGCAGTTCGCGCTGCGCTACGCGTCGAACAGCCTCTTCTGA
- a CDS encoding NuoM family protein has translation MQFLLALIVAGPLLGAAAALLPAPPGLKGKSPDQAVLRHGVTVTGVILIAAIVLALGFDHDHPSTMQATTDITWIKALDVRIHLGVDGISLPLLLLTALLTFLCALYSYFKPPTGSTGPAGPAPKAFVALLLVLESGTLATFAVLDLVLFFLAFETVLIPMYFLIARWGGPGRRAAAWKFVLYTLLGSIVMLLGLLLIGVKAGTFDMVALATDNGRGLTTSVQVIAVLAIGIGLAVKTPMWPLHSWLPDAHTAAPTVGSVLLAGVLLKMGTYGFVRIVLPIAPDGMHTFAPYLAAFAVAGIIYGSLACLALAKPGARGDLKRLIAYSSVGHMGFVLLGIATMTPTGVNGALFANIAHGLITGLLFFLVGALKDRYGTADLDTLAGATGAALYGRAPRLGALLAFAAVASLGLPGLAGFWGEMLALFGAFEPAAGLSRPAFLTFMAIGAFGTLLTAAYLLVVVRRVCMGGPRPAGETVIADVQGYEFAAWTPLVALTVLAGLWPAVLLGLTDPAVQQLLAGGNQ, from the coding sequence ATGCAGTTCCTTCTGGCGTTGATCGTCGCCGGCCCGCTCCTCGGCGCCGCCGCCGCGCTCCTGCCCGCCCCGCCCGGACTGAAGGGGAAGTCACCCGACCAGGCCGTGCTCCGCCACGGCGTGACCGTCACCGGCGTCATCCTGATCGCCGCGATCGTCCTCGCGCTCGGCTTCGACCACGACCACCCCTCGACGATGCAGGCCACCACCGACATCACCTGGATCAAGGCACTCGACGTGCGGATCCACCTCGGTGTCGACGGCATCTCCCTCCCCCTCCTGCTCCTGACCGCGCTGCTGACCTTCCTCTGCGCGCTCTACAGCTACTTCAAGCCCCCCACGGGATCCACTGGACCCGCAGGCCCCGCCCCCAAGGCCTTCGTCGCCCTGCTGCTCGTCCTCGAGTCCGGCACCCTGGCGACCTTCGCCGTCCTCGACCTGGTCCTCTTCTTCCTGGCCTTCGAGACGGTCCTCATCCCGATGTACTTCCTCATCGCCCGCTGGGGCGGCCCGGGCCGGCGGGCAGCCGCCTGGAAGTTCGTCCTCTACACCCTGCTCGGCTCTATCGTCATGCTGCTCGGCCTCCTCCTCATCGGCGTCAAGGCGGGCACGTTCGACATGGTGGCACTGGCCACTGACAACGGCCGCGGACTGACCACATCCGTGCAGGTCATCGCCGTCCTCGCGATCGGGATCGGGCTCGCCGTGAAGACCCCGATGTGGCCGCTGCACAGCTGGCTCCCGGACGCCCACACCGCCGCCCCGACCGTCGGCTCCGTGCTCCTCGCCGGCGTGCTCCTGAAGATGGGCACGTACGGGTTCGTCCGCATCGTGCTGCCGATCGCCCCCGACGGCATGCACACCTTCGCCCCGTACCTCGCCGCCTTCGCCGTCGCCGGCATCATCTACGGATCGCTCGCCTGCCTCGCCCTCGCGAAGCCCGGCGCCAGGGGCGACCTCAAGCGGCTCATCGCCTACTCCTCCGTCGGCCACATGGGCTTCGTCCTCCTCGGCATCGCCACCATGACCCCCACCGGCGTCAACGGCGCGCTGTTCGCCAACATCGCCCACGGCCTCATCACCGGCCTGCTCTTCTTCCTGGTCGGCGCGCTCAAGGACCGCTACGGCACCGCCGACCTCGACACCCTCGCCGGGGCCACCGGCGCCGCCCTCTACGGCCGCGCCCCCCGCCTCGGCGCCCTGCTCGCCTTCGCCGCCGTCGCCTCCCTCGGCCTGCCCGGCCTCGCCGGGTTCTGGGGCGAGATGCTCGCCCTGTTCGGCGCCTTCGAACCGGCCGCGGGCCTCAGCCGCCCCGCCTTCCTCACCTTCATGGCGATCGGCGCCTTCGGCACCCTGCTCACCGCCGCCTACCTCCTCGTCGTGGTCCGCCGGGTCTGCATGGGCGGCCCCCGCCCGGCCGGCGAGACCGTGATCGCCGACGTCCAGGGGTACGAGTTCGCCGCCTGGACCCCGCTCGTCGCCCTCACCGTCCTCGCCGGACTGTGGCCCGCCGTCCTCCTCGGCCTCACCGACCCGGCCGTCCAGCAGCTCCTCGCGGGAGGCAACCAGTGA
- a CDS encoding NADH-quinone oxidoreductase subunit A — MREPTVVAAEYAATNHATPNAGTHHAATHHATTHAADYFAADYFETYSVVGLLAVLGVLFVAVAFGAGRLLRPVVPTPEKLLTYECGVDPVGEGWAHTQVRYYVYAFLYVIFAVDSIFLFPWATVFAAPGYGATTLVEMFVFLGFLAVGLLYAYKKGVLAWL, encoded by the coding sequence GTGCGGGAACCGACCGTCGTCGCGGCGGAGTACGCGGCGACGAACCACGCGACGCCGAACGCGGGGACGCACCACGCGGCGACGCACCACGCGACGACTCACGCGGCGGACTACTTCGCGGCGGACTACTTCGAGACGTACTCCGTCGTCGGACTGCTGGCCGTGCTCGGCGTGCTCTTCGTCGCGGTCGCGTTCGGCGCGGGCCGGCTGCTGCGCCCGGTCGTCCCGACCCCGGAGAAGCTCCTCACCTACGAGTGCGGCGTCGACCCGGTGGGGGAGGGATGGGCCCACACACAGGTCCGCTACTACGTGTACGCCTTCCTCTATGTGATCTTCGCCGTCGACTCGATCTTCCTCTTCCCCTGGGCCACGGTCTTCGCCGCGCCCGGATACGGGGCGACGACGCTGGTCGAGATGTTCGTCTTCCTCGGCTTCCTGGCCGTGGGCCTGCTCTACGCGTACAAGAAGGGCGTCCTGGCATGGCTGTGA
- a CDS encoding NADH-quinone oxidoreductase subunit B: MAVTPLPAPKLGPLARLAPEPMKVVLNWGRRYSLWVFNFGLACCAIEFIAASMARHDFIRLGVIPFAPGPRQADLMIVSGTVTDKMAPAVKRLYEQMPEPKYVISFGACSNCGGPYWDSYSVTKGVDQIIPVDVYVPGCPPRPEALLQGILKLQEKIARESLEERYGSAPSVAQLTSGLVQPPAPGGKA, translated from the coding sequence ATGGCTGTGACCCCCCTGCCCGCCCCCAAGCTGGGCCCGCTCGCCCGACTGGCGCCGGAGCCCATGAAGGTGGTCCTGAACTGGGGCCGCCGCTACAGCCTGTGGGTCTTCAACTTCGGCCTCGCCTGCTGCGCGATCGAGTTCATCGCCGCGTCGATGGCCCGCCACGACTTCATCCGGCTCGGCGTGATCCCCTTCGCGCCGGGCCCGCGCCAGGCCGACCTGATGATCGTCTCCGGCACGGTGACCGACAAGATGGCGCCGGCGGTCAAGCGCCTGTACGAGCAGATGCCGGAGCCGAAGTACGTCATCTCCTTCGGCGCCTGCTCGAACTGCGGCGGTCCGTACTGGGACTCGTACTCCGTCACCAAGGGCGTGGACCAGATCATCCCGGTGGACGTGTACGTGCCGGGCTGCCCGCCGCGGCCCGAGGCGCTGCTCCAGGGCATCCTCAAGCTCCAGGAGAAGATCGCGCGGGAGAGCCTGGAGGAGCGGTACGGGAGTGCTCCCTCGGTCGCCCAGCTGACGAGCGGTCTGGTGCAGCCCCCTGCCCCGGGAGGCAAGGCATGA
- a CDS encoding NADH-quinone oxidoreductase subunit J encodes MTLAAQTLAAQPLAAAAQNSHGFLSPTGVEITFLLVGLVTLGAALVAVTTKQLVHAALWLVVALGGLAVEYLLLTAEFIAWVQVLIYVGSVVVLLLFGLMLTRAPVGRSPDSDSGNRPVALAVAVAAAAALVWVVVDAFRTTWIDLEGPALGSTKVTGEILFQHWVLPFEALSVLLLAALVGAIVLSRKQQEGERD; translated from the coding sequence GTGACCCTGGCAGCACAGACTCTCGCCGCCCAGCCCTTGGCCGCAGCCGCCCAGAACAGCCACGGCTTCCTCTCGCCCACCGGCGTCGAGATCACCTTCCTCCTCGTCGGCCTCGTCACCCTCGGCGCCGCCCTCGTCGCCGTCACCACCAAGCAGCTCGTGCACGCCGCCCTGTGGCTGGTCGTCGCGCTCGGCGGGCTCGCCGTCGAGTACCTGCTCCTCACCGCCGAGTTCATCGCCTGGGTTCAGGTGCTGATCTACGTCGGTTCCGTCGTCGTGCTCCTCCTCTTCGGGCTCATGCTCACCCGGGCCCCCGTCGGCCGTTCCCCGGACTCCGACTCCGGCAACCGGCCGGTCGCCCTCGCCGTGGCGGTCGCCGCCGCCGCGGCGCTGGTGTGGGTGGTCGTGGACGCCTTCCGTACCACCTGGATCGACCTCGAAGGGCCGGCCCTCGGCTCCACGAAGGTGACCGGCGAGATCCTCTTCCAGCACTGGGTGCTGCCCTTCGAGGCGCTGTCCGTGCTGCTGCTCGCCGCCCTGGTCGGCGCCATCGTCCTGTCCCGCAAGCAGCAGGAAGGGGAGCGGGACTGA
- a CDS encoding NADH-quinone oxidoreductase subunit H has product MNDVLDVALRLIIVFAAFLVLPLVVGQTEHKVMAHMQGRLGPMYAGGFHGWAQLVADGVKFAQKEDVVPKDADRRVFQLAPAVALLPYLLVLVAIPIGPSEGAVGRVVDAGIFFVLAVMGVGVLGSLMAGWASANKFSLLGALRTAAQLLAYELPMLLAAASVAMAAGTVSLPGILNAFEWWWVPWQIVGALVFFTAGLAELQRPPFDMPVADSEIIFGAYTEYTGLRFALFLLAEYAGIVVLCGLTTVLFLGGWHGPGGADGLGWVWTLLKTAVLAFVVIWLRVSYPRLREDQLQKLAWTTLVPLALAQIALTGIVKVAIQ; this is encoded by the coding sequence GTGAACGACGTACTCGACGTCGCCCTCCGGCTGATCATCGTCTTCGCCGCGTTCCTCGTCCTGCCGCTCGTCGTCGGGCAGACCGAGCACAAGGTCATGGCGCACATGCAGGGCCGGCTCGGGCCCATGTACGCCGGTGGGTTCCACGGGTGGGCGCAGCTGGTCGCGGACGGGGTGAAGTTCGCGCAGAAGGAGGACGTCGTCCCGAAGGACGCCGACCGGCGGGTGTTCCAGCTCGCGCCGGCCGTCGCGCTCCTGCCGTACCTCCTCGTGCTCGTCGCGATCCCGATCGGGCCCAGCGAGGGCGCCGTCGGGCGGGTGGTCGACGCCGGCATCTTCTTCGTGCTCGCCGTGATGGGCGTCGGGGTGCTCGGCAGCCTGATGGCCGGCTGGGCGTCGGCCAACAAGTTCAGCCTGCTCGGCGCGCTCCGTACCGCCGCTCAGCTGCTCGCGTACGAGCTGCCGATGCTGCTCGCCGCCGCGTCCGTCGCGATGGCGGCCGGTACCGTCTCCCTCCCCGGCATCCTGAACGCCTTCGAGTGGTGGTGGGTGCCCTGGCAGATCGTCGGCGCGCTGGTGTTCTTCACCGCCGGGCTCGCCGAGCTGCAGCGCCCGCCGTTCGACATGCCGGTCGCCGACTCGGAGATCATCTTCGGCGCGTACACCGAGTACACCGGCCTGCGCTTCGCGCTGTTCCTGCTCGCCGAGTACGCCGGCATCGTCGTGCTCTGCGGCCTCACCACCGTCCTCTTCCTCGGCGGCTGGCACGGACCCGGCGGCGCCGACGGCCTCGGCTGGGTGTGGACGCTCCTGAAGACCGCCGTCCTGGCCTTCGTCGTGATCTGGCTGCGGGTCTCGTACCCCCGCCTGCGCGAGGACCAGCTGCAGAAGCTGGCCTGGACGACCCTCGTACCGCTCGCCCTCGCGCAGATCGCGCTCACCGGCATCGTGAAGGTGGCGATCCAGTAA